The following proteins come from a genomic window of Pseudomonas hygromyciniae:
- a CDS encoding DUF2069 domain-containing protein: MAKKPKVLPAQAWLEPRVKVARALSLLAFFGLVGLLCVYYLLVADLHGARPWVILLIELVPLLILAPGMLMGSARGHSWMCFVVNLYFIKGALAAYDPNRQWFGVLEMLASVAVFCTALLYVRWRFQLNRRLAM, encoded by the coding sequence GTGGCCAAGAAGCCTAAAGTCCTACCGGCCCAGGCCTGGCTGGAACCCCGGGTCAAGGTGGCACGGGCCTTGAGCCTGCTGGCGTTTTTTGGCCTGGTAGGCCTGCTTTGCGTTTACTACCTGCTGGTCGCCGACCTGCATGGCGCCCGGCCCTGGGTGATCTTGCTGATCGAACTGGTGCCGCTGCTGATCCTCGCGCCGGGCATGCTCATGGGCAGTGCGCGCGGGCATTCGTGGATGTGTTTTGTGGTGAACCTGTACTTCATCAAGGGCGCCCTGGCGGCCTATGACCCGAATCGCCAGTGGTTTGGCGTGCTGGAGATGCTGGCGAGCGTGGCAGTGTTCTGCACGGCGCTGTTGTATGTGCGCTGGCGGTTCCAGCTGAATCGGCGGTTGGCCATGTAG
- a CDS encoding DNA-3-methyladenine glycosylase I produces the protein MRDYKWLHEYCLNRFGSAAELEAHLPVPKTPAQLRQISDDRYLSTLSLRVFRAGLKHSVVDAKWPAFEQVFFGFDPEKVVLMGAEHLERLMQDTRIIRHLGKLKSVPRNAQMILDVAQEKGSFGALIADWPVTDIVGLWKYLSKHGHQLGGLSAPRFLRMVGKDTFVPSYDVVAALNAQKIVDKAPTSLRDLATVQAAFNQWHAESGRPMCQLSMMLAYTVNH, from the coding sequence ATGCGCGATTACAAATGGCTGCACGAATACTGTCTGAACCGCTTTGGTTCGGCGGCCGAGCTGGAAGCCCACCTGCCTGTGCCCAAGACGCCGGCGCAATTGCGCCAGATCAGCGATGACCGCTACTTGTCGACCCTGTCGCTGCGGGTATTCCGCGCCGGGCTCAAGCACAGTGTGGTGGACGCCAAGTGGCCGGCGTTCGAGCAGGTGTTCTTTGGTTTCGATCCAGAAAAGGTCGTTTTGATGGGCGCCGAGCACCTTGAGCGCCTGATGCAGGACACGCGGATCATCCGCCACCTGGGCAAGCTCAAGAGCGTGCCGCGCAATGCGCAGATGATTCTCGACGTGGCGCAGGAAAAAGGCAGCTTCGGCGCGCTGATCGCCGATTGGCCGGTGACCGATATCGTCGGCTTGTGGAAGTACCTGAGCAAACACGGCCACCAGTTGGGCGGGCTGTCAGCGCCGCGCTTCTTGCGCATGGTGGGCAAGGACACGTTTGTGCCGAGCTATGACGTGGTCGCGGCGCTCAATGCGCAGAAGATTGTCGACAAGGCCCCTACCAGCCTGCGGGACCTGGCGACGGTGCAGGCGGCGTTCAACCAGTGGCACGCCGAAAGTGGGCGGCCGATGTGCCAGTTGTCGATGATGCTGGCCTATACCGTCAACCATTGA
- the ttcA gene encoding tRNA 2-thiocytidine(32) synthetase TtcA — protein sequence MGTLTVNQNKLQKRLRRLAGEAVADFNMIEEGDKVMVCLSGGKDSYTMLDVLMHLQKVAPIKFDIVAVNMDQKQPGFPEDVLPAYLKTLGVEYHIVEKDTYSVVKELIPEGKTTCSLCSRLRRGTLYTFADEIGATKMALGHHRDDIVETFFLNMFFNGSLKAMPPKLRADDGRNVVIRPLAYCNEKDIQAYSDFKQFPIIPCNLCGSQENLQRQVVKDMLQEWERKTPGRTESIFRSLQNVIPSQLADRNLFDFTSLRIDETAASRFVNIVNL from the coding sequence ATGGGCACCCTTACCGTCAATCAGAATAAACTGCAAAAACGCCTGCGACGCCTGGCCGGTGAGGCTGTCGCTGACTTCAACATGATCGAGGAGGGCGACAAGGTCATGGTCTGCCTGTCCGGCGGCAAGGACAGCTACACCATGCTGGACGTGCTGATGCACTTGCAGAAGGTCGCGCCGATCAAGTTCGACATAGTCGCGGTCAATATGGACCAGAAGCAGCCCGGGTTCCCCGAGGACGTGCTGCCCGCTTACCTCAAGACCCTGGGCGTCGAGTACCACATTGTCGAGAAAGACACCTATTCGGTGGTCAAGGAACTGATCCCGGAGGGCAAGACTACCTGCTCGCTGTGCTCGCGCCTGCGCCGTGGCACCCTGTACACCTTCGCCGATGAAATTGGCGCAACCAAGATGGCCCTGGGGCATCATCGCGATGACATCGTCGAGACCTTCTTCCTCAACATGTTCTTCAACGGCTCCCTCAAGGCCATGCCGCCCAAGCTGCGCGCCGATGATGGGCGCAACGTCGTGATCCGCCCGCTGGCGTATTGCAACGAGAAGGACATCCAGGCCTACTCCGACTTCAAGCAATTCCCGATCATCCCCTGCAACCTCTGCGGCTCCCAGGAGAACCTGCAGCGCCAGGTGGTCAAGGACATGCTCCAGGAGTGGGAGCGCAAGACGCCGGGGCGCACCGAAAGCATCTTTCGCAGCCTGCAGAATGTGATCCCATCGCAGTTGGCCGACCGTAACCTGTTCGACTTCACCAGCCTGCGTATCGATGAAACCGCCGCTTCGCGCTTCGTCAACATTGTGAACCTCTGA
- a CDS encoding Yip1 family protein produces MIHHVVGLFTHPDQEWREIRGDKEESIGHMYLTHTLILAAIPAVSAFIGTTQVGWVIGNRSPVMLTQESALWMTIMSYLAMLGGVAVMGAFIHWMARTYDANPSMARCVAFATYTATPLFIGGLAALYPHMWLGMVVGTAAICYTVYLLYVGLPTFMSIDPDEGFLFSSSVLAVGLVVLVAIMAFTVIVWGLGVGPIYTN; encoded by the coding sequence ATGATCCATCACGTCGTGGGGCTTTTCACCCATCCCGACCAGGAATGGCGGGAAATTCGTGGCGATAAAGAAGAAAGCATCGGCCACATGTACCTCACTCACACGCTGATTCTCGCGGCGATTCCCGCCGTATCAGCTTTTATCGGCACCACCCAGGTCGGCTGGGTCATCGGCAATCGCTCCCCGGTCATGCTGACCCAGGAAAGTGCGTTGTGGATGACCATCATGTCGTACCTGGCGATGCTCGGCGGCGTTGCGGTGATGGGCGCCTTCATTCACTGGATGGCGCGCACCTATGACGCCAATCCGAGCATGGCGCGCTGCGTCGCGTTCGCCACCTACACCGCCACGCCGCTGTTTATCGGCGGGCTGGCGGCGCTGTATCCGCATATGTGGCTGGGCATGGTCGTGGGCACGGCGGCGATTTGCTACACCGTCTACCTGCTATATGTGGGGTTACCGACCTTCATGAGCATCGACCCGGACGAAGGCTTCCTGTTTTCCAGCTCGGTGCTGGCGGTAGGCCTGGTGGTACTGGTGGCGATCATGGCCTTTACCGTGATTGTCTGGGGCCTGGGCGTAGGACCGATCTATACCAACTGA
- a CDS encoding SprT family zinc-dependent metalloprotease: MPEQLNTRVEDCFLQAESFFKRSFKRPQVSLKLRGQKAGVAHLHENLLRFNPQLYRENSQHFLKQTVAHEVAHLIAHQLFGERIQPHGEEWQLIMRGVYELPPDRCHTYEIQRRRVTRYIYRCPCADSDFAFSAQRHGLVKQGRRYLCRRCRETLVFTGETRVE, encoded by the coding sequence ATGCCCGAGCAACTCAATACCCGCGTCGAAGATTGTTTCCTGCAAGCCGAATCCTTTTTCAAACGAAGTTTCAAACGCCCCCAGGTCAGCCTCAAGCTACGTGGGCAGAAAGCCGGTGTCGCGCATTTGCACGAGAACCTGCTGCGCTTCAACCCCCAGTTGTACCGAGAAAACAGCCAGCACTTCCTCAAACAGACGGTGGCCCACGAAGTGGCACACCTGATCGCCCACCAATTGTTCGGCGAGCGCATCCAGCCCCATGGCGAGGAATGGCAACTGATCATGCGCGGGGTCTACGAATTGCCGCCTGATCGTTGCCATACCTATGAGATTCAGCGCCGGCGGGTGACCCGCTATATCTACCGGTGTCCGTGTGCCGACAGTGACTTTGCGTTCTCGGCCCAGCGCCATGGGTTGGTGAAACAGGGGCGGCGGTATTTGTGCCGCAGGTGTCGGGAGACGTTGGTATTTACCGGGGAAACGCGGGTGGAGTGA